A section of the Chryseobacterium ginsenosidimutans genome encodes:
- a CDS encoding choice-of-anchor L domain-containing protein, which translates to MLNRRTGSLFLALFLVFAGCLVFAQDRQSKGVVKKPTAANMKAGVFIDVNAAGYPETNYSITQLVKDVLISGGSTCSAANVSNVVVSPNLAVTDQNRSWGYFNKATTNFPFAKGIVLTTGYARKTGNNFQGTLSDALPTSEDVDLAAALNVNNANLRDATYIEFDFVPASTKVSFRYLFASKEYQSNFTCSISDGFALLLKKVGDPTYTNLAVLPGGSGPVSVTNIIPANLPCGPKNVQYFAGMNNPQIETNFDGRTTPLTATATVIPGQTYHFKMVLADYQDTNFDSAVFLEAGSFDIGVELLNPAGVALPASINVCDNAPQTFAASVQGVGATYQWLLGTTPIPGATNASYTATQPGVYTVQVFLPGNTCPGTASITIVGGTSPTVQNATLTSCYAQGNATFNLTSAQPSISTTSGATFAYYINQADALAGNTSTIATPTAFQSAGQTVYVLVKSGFCSKVAELQLIKAPQITATIAPPSILTCTNSQITLNASTSVFPAGATFSWTTTGGNIVSGANTLNPVVNAAGVYTLTISNIYQPGNLTCTGTASVTVTGDSAPPTTGLTASKILICSGESVTLTASGGATYNWVGLPGTGNTQTVSPTATTTYTVTAVGANGCVSQTAATITIQVSQPITVQNATLFKCYQTGGINYNLTEAEPQITSAGGVTFAYYLTLADANAGNTNTIATPASFNSPGGQTIYVLVVNGGCRYVVTLQLLSTPQTTLTINPPQQITCTTAQVTLNASASVIPAGSTIAWTTTGGNIVSGANTLTPVVNAGGVYTLTVSNINQPGNLNCTYTSSVTVTQNTTPPAATVTSTALQICPGESVTLTASGGVTYNWVGFTGNGNTQTVSPANTTTYTVFAVGANGCVSANPATITIVVGPPVAILAASKSKICAGESVTLTASGGVTYEWVGLPGNGNTQIVSPTVTTIYSVFALGGNGCKVATPTSITIEVVPAIVSTLKDVYACAGDSGILDAGSGPNYTYVWNTGATTQTISVTTPGTYSVTISNGTCSKVFSAQLINPTLPQFTNVTYENHVLTLSTTNPTGGILEYSIDGGITWQNSNIFYNILDNTNYNMMVRAKDAKCSTTLSYFTFIVINAITPNSDGKNDTVDFTGISKYNNFAASIFDRYGEEVFKASKNDTTWHGLLRGSLALPTATYWYRVQWENPASKKLELRSGWILLKNRN; encoded by the coding sequence ATGTTAAATAGGAGGACAGGAAGTTTATTTTTGGCTTTATTTTTAGTTTTTGCGGGATGCTTGGTTTTTGCTCAGGACAGGCAGAGTAAAGGCGTTGTAAAAAAACCTACCGCTGCAAATATGAAAGCGGGAGTTTTTATTGATGTAAACGCTGCAGGCTATCCGGAAACAAATTACAGCATTACGCAGCTAGTAAAAGATGTACTTATCAGTGGTGGATCTACATGTTCTGCTGCCAATGTAAGTAATGTCGTTGTTTCTCCTAATTTAGCAGTTACCGACCAAAACCGAAGCTGGGGATATTTTAATAAAGCAACGACCAATTTTCCTTTTGCTAAAGGTATTGTCCTTACAACGGGATATGCGAGAAAGACAGGGAACAATTTTCAGGGTACTTTAAGTGATGCACTTCCTACTTCCGAAGATGTTGATTTAGCAGCAGCTTTGAATGTTAATAATGCCAATTTAAGAGATGCAACTTACATAGAATTTGATTTTGTACCTGCTTCTACAAAAGTTTCGTTCAGATATTTATTCGCCTCTAAAGAATATCAAAGTAATTTTACATGCAGCATATCTGATGGTTTTGCATTGTTATTAAAAAAAGTTGGAGACCCTACTTATACAAATCTTGCAGTTCTTCCTGGAGGTTCAGGTCCTGTAAGTGTTACAAATATTATTCCCGCAAACTTACCTTGCGGACCAAAGAATGTTCAATATTTCGCAGGGATGAATAATCCTCAGATTGAAACTAATTTTGATGGCCGTACAACTCCTTTAACGGCTACTGCAACAGTAATTCCGGGACAGACCTATCATTTTAAAATGGTTTTGGCAGATTATCAGGATACAAATTTTGATTCTGCTGTTTTCCTTGAAGCAGGGTCTTTTGATATTGGTGTTGAGCTTTTAAATCCTGCCGGAGTTGCGCTTCCTGCATCCATTAATGTATGTGATAATGCACCTCAGACTTTTGCGGCCTCAGTTCAGGGCGTTGGTGCAACTTATCAGTGGTTATTAGGAACAACTCCAATTCCGGGTGCTACCAATGCTTCTTATACAGCGACTCAACCGGGTGTATATACCGTTCAGGTATTTTTACCCGGAAATACATGTCCGGGAACGGCTTCAATAACCATTGTGGGCGGAACTTCACCCACAGTACAGAATGCAACACTTACTTCATGTTATGCACAGGGAAATGCTACATTTAATTTAACATCAGCTCAACCTTCCATCAGTACAACTTCGGGAGCAACATTTGCCTATTATATCAATCAGGCAGATGCTTTGGCGGGAAATACCAGTACAATTGCAACTCCAACTGCTTTTCAAAGTGCGGGACAAACTGTTTATGTCTTGGTTAAAAGCGGTTTTTGTTCAAAAGTTGCCGAATTACAATTAATAAAAGCTCCTCAGATAACGGCTACCATTGCACCTCCAAGTATTTTAACTTGTACAAATTCGCAAATTACGCTGAATGCTTCAACTTCTGTTTTTCCTGCCGGAGCCACATTCAGCTGGACAACAACAGGTGGAAATATTGTTTCAGGAGCAAATACATTAAATCCTGTTGTGAATGCTGCAGGAGTTTATACTTTAACGATTTCAAATATTTATCAGCCCGGAAATTTAACATGTACAGGAACAGCAAGTGTAACAGTTACAGGAGACAGCGCTCCGCCAACTACAGGTTTAACAGCTTCAAAAATATTGATCTGCTCAGGAGAATCTGTGACTTTAACAGCTTCGGGTGGTGCAACATATAATTGGGTTGGTCTACCGGGAACGGGAAATACACAGACAGTTTCACCAACAGCTACAACTACTTATACTGTAACGGCTGTGGGAGCAAACGGTTGTGTTTCTCAAACTGCGGCAACTATTACTATTCAGGTTTCTCAGCCGATCACAGTACAGAATGCTACTTTGTTTAAATGTTATCAGACAGGTGGGATTAATTATAATTTAACGGAAGCTGAGCCTCAGATTACTTCAGCAGGCGGTGTTACTTTCGCATATTATTTAACTCTTGCTGATGCCAATGCAGGAAATACCAATACAATCGCGACTCCGGCATCTTTTAATAGTCCAGGAGGTCAGACAATTTATGTTTTGGTTGTAAACGGAGGGTGCAGATATGTTGTAACATTACAATTGTTATCAACACCACAGACAACGTTAACGATTAATCCTCCACAACAGATCACCTGTACGACAGCTCAGGTGACCTTGAATGCTTCTGCATCAGTAATTCCTGCAGGATCTACAATTGCATGGACTACAACTGGCGGAAATATTGTTTCTGGAGCAAATACTTTAACTCCGGTTGTAAATGCAGGCGGAGTTTATACTTTAACGGTAAGTAATATCAATCAGCCAGGAAATTTAAACTGTACCTACACATCAAGTGTTACGGTAACTCAAAATACAACACCTCCGGCAGCAACGGTAACCTCTACCGCTTTACAGATTTGCCCGGGAGAATCTGTTACTTTAACAGCTTCGGGTGGTGTTACTTATAATTGGGTTGGTTTTACCGGAAACGGAAATACTCAGACGGTTTCTCCTGCCAATACAACTACATATACTGTTTTTGCAGTAGGAGCTAATGGATGTGTCTCTGCGAATCCTGCAACGATTACCATTGTTGTGGGTCCGCCGGTAGCGATTTTAGCAGCTTCAAAATCTAAGATCTGTGCCGGAGAATCTGTTACCTTAACAGCATCGGGCGGTGTTACTTATGAATGGGTAGGATTACCAGGAAACGGAAATACACAAATAGTTTCTCCTACCGTTACCACTATTTATTCTGTTTTTGCTTTGGGTGGAAACGGATGTAAAGTAGCTACTCCGACTTCAATTACAATAGAAGTTGTACCGGCAATTGTATCAACATTAAAAGATGTATATGCTTGTGCGGGAGATTCAGGAATTTTAGACGCAGGTTCAGGACCTAATTACACTTATGTATGGAATACAGGTGCAACAACCCAGACTATCTCTGTAACTACACCGGGAACATATTCTGTAACGATAAGTAACGGAACCTGTTCTAAAGTATTTAGTGCACAGCTAATAAATCCTACATTACCTCAGTTTACGAATGTTACATATGAAAATCATGTATTGACATTATCAACGACAAATCCTACAGGCGGGATTTTAGAATATTCTATTGACGGCGGTATTACTTGGCAGAACTCAAATATATTCTACAATATTCTGGATAATACCAACTACAATATGATGGTGAGAGCAAAAGATGCAAAATGTAGTACAACATTGTCTTATTTTACTTTCATAGTTATTAATGCCATTACTCCGAATTCTGACGGCAAGAATGATACGGTAGATTTTACAGGAATTAGTAAATACAATAATTTTGCAGCCTCGATTTTTGACAGATATGGTGAGGAAGTCTTTAAAGCAAGTAAAAATGATACCACTTGGCACGGATTATTAAGAGGAAGCCTTGCTCTTCCTACGGCTACTTACTGGTATCGGGTACAATGGGAAAACCCGGCAAGCAAGAAACTTGAGCTTCGAAGTGGATGGATTTTGTTAAAAAACAGAAATTAA
- a CDS encoding choice-of-anchor L domain-containing protein, which produces MKRYLLLFSLCLASSSSLFYSQNTTPRKLQKEKASAATMKAGAFIDVNAASYAPSAFDPLQLVKDVLISSGTNSCVTPNVSNVQVSPNLPATSANRSWGYFHRGTTAFPFKDGIVLATGYVNKAGNNYIGTTLGDALQSGTDPDLVAATNPSTNINDAVILEFDFVPTSSQVKFNYLFASEEYTGFFPCSFSDAFALLLKPTSGGPYVNMAIVPTPGTGPVSVTNIHPQNSDSGTNMGCGAPNVAFFSGYNSANIETNFNGRTVPLTATATVTPGQSYHFKMVLGDASDTSYDSAVFLEGGSFNIGVELLDPSGGTLPEEINVCDNVPQVITASVSDPIMTYQWFFNGVAIPGATTPTITATQPGNYEIQVSFPGNPCPGKANIKINGGTTPSAVDASLLLCTTPDVTWFDLSTAMPSISTTPGAVFHFYVNQADAIAQNNNYIQDVLHYNGTDGQILYVVVSNGGFCSKTVKLTLSKEATPVASVVASKIKICPGDTVDFTATGGVTYEWANFPGSGNTQSATIFNTTTFTVYAIGAKGCKSLQPAKITVEVVPELTSPLADVEMCQGDRVTLDAGAGPNYTYLWSTGAITQTINVDQWGVYTVKIKNGFCERTFTAHVLGAASPYVSNVDYSNNTLTITAEVPMINNIPQTAEYSIDGGISWQQSNVFAGLQNNTTYQIQVRSVGTHCVGALEFFTLHISNIITPNQDGINDVLDLTAFGKFNNFTGSIYDRYGTEMFRFSKENPIWNGTVGGKKLPTATYWYKFNFLYPKSKINMSQSGWIMLKNRE; this is translated from the coding sequence ATGAAGAGATATCTACTATTGTTTTCCTTATGTTTAGCCTCGTCGTCGAGTCTCTTTTATTCACAAAATACTACTCCAAGAAAACTTCAAAAAGAAAAAGCATCCGCAGCTACCATGAAAGCTGGAGCTTTTATTGATGTTAATGCAGCATCGTATGCGCCATCAGCTTTTGATCCTTTGCAATTGGTTAAAGATGTTTTAATATCATCAGGTACCAATTCATGTGTGACACCGAACGTATCGAATGTTCAGGTAAGTCCGAATCTACCGGCAACCAGTGCTAATAGATCTTGGGGGTATTTTCATAGAGGAACCACAGCTTTTCCATTCAAAGATGGAATTGTCCTTGCTACGGGTTATGTAAACAAGGCCGGAAATAACTACATTGGTACTACTTTGGGAGATGCTTTACAATCGGGAACTGATCCTGATCTTGTAGCAGCAACTAATCCATCAACGAATATTAATGATGCTGTTATTTTAGAATTTGACTTTGTACCAACTTCAAGTCAGGTAAAATTTAATTATTTATTTGCTTCAGAAGAGTACACAGGATTTTTTCCCTGCAGTTTCTCTGATGCATTTGCTTTGTTGCTAAAACCAACTTCAGGAGGACCTTATGTAAATATGGCAATTGTGCCAACGCCGGGAACAGGTCCGGTAAGTGTAACTAATATTCATCCCCAAAATAGTGACAGTGGAACTAATATGGGATGTGGTGCTCCGAACGTAGCATTTTTTAGCGGATATAATTCAGCTAATATTGAAACAAACTTTAACGGAAGAACAGTTCCTCTTACAGCAACAGCAACCGTTACTCCCGGGCAGTCTTATCATTTCAAAATGGTATTAGGAGATGCATCGGATACGAGTTATGATTCTGCTGTTTTCCTGGAAGGTGGATCTTTTAACATCGGTGTTGAATTATTAGATCCTTCAGGAGGTACTTTACCGGAAGAGATTAACGTTTGTGATAATGTACCTCAGGTAATAACAGCTTCTGTTAGCGATCCTATTATGACTTACCAATGGTTCTTCAACGGAGTTGCTATTCCGGGAGCTACAACACCTACTATTACGGCGACTCAGCCTGGTAATTACGAAATTCAGGTATCTTTTCCGGGAAATCCTTGTCCGGGTAAAGCAAATATAAAAATTAACGGAGGAACAACTCCTTCGGCTGTTGATGCTTCGTTACTGCTTTGTACAACACCAGATGTCACATGGTTTGATTTAAGTACGGCAATGCCATCAATTAGTACAACACCGGGTGCTGTTTTCCATTTTTATGTAAATCAGGCTGATGCAATTGCTCAAAATAACAACTACATCCAGGATGTTTTACATTATAACGGTACAGATGGTCAGATTCTTTACGTTGTAGTTTCAAATGGTGGTTTCTGTAGCAAAACAGTTAAATTAACATTATCAAAAGAAGCTACCCCTGTAGCAAGTGTTGTAGCGTCAAAAATAAAAATATGTCCTGGTGATACAGTTGATTTTACAGCTACAGGAGGTGTAACATATGAATGGGCAAACTTCCCAGGTAGCGGAAATACTCAGTCTGCTACAATATTCAATACAACTACTTTTACAGTATATGCTATAGGAGCAAAAGGATGTAAATCATTACAGCCTGCTAAAATTACAGTTGAAGTTGTTCCTGAGCTTACTTCTCCGTTAGCAGACGTAGAAATGTGTCAGGGAGACAGAGTGACTCTTGATGCAGGAGCAGGACCGAATTATACCTATCTGTGGAGTACTGGCGCGATAACTCAGACAATCAATGTTGATCAGTGGGGAGTTTATACTGTAAAGATCAAAAACGGATTTTGTGAAAGAACTTTCACTGCTCATGTACTTGGTGCTGCTTCTCCATATGTTTCTAATGTTGATTACAGTAATAATACATTAACGATTACAGCGGAAGTTCCGATGATCAACAATATACCTCAAACAGCTGAATATTCTATTGACGGAGGTATTTCTTGGCAGCAATCGAATGTATTTGCAGGTCTTCAGAATAATACAACTTACCAGATTCAGGTAAGATCAGTAGGAACTCATTGCGTTGGAGCATTAGAATTCTTTACGCTGCACATCTCGAATATTATTACTCCAAACCAAGACGGTATTAATGATGTGTTAGATCTTACGGCTTTTGGAAAATTCAATAACTTTACGGGGTCTATCTATGACAGATACGGTACTGAAATGTTCAGATTCTCAAAAGAAAATCCTATTTGGAACGGAACAGTAGGGGGCAAAAAATTACCAACTGCAACATATTGGTATAAGTTCAACTTCCTGTATCCGAAATCAAAAATAAATATGAGCCAATCTGGTTGGATTATGCTTAAAAACAGAGAATAA
- the rsmA gene encoding 16S rRNA (adenine(1518)-N(6)/adenine(1519)-N(6))-dimethyltransferase RsmA: MSVKAKKHLGQHFLTDENIARKIVEGLGFEGYNKVMEVGPGMGVLTKYLLEKDQNVYLAEIDKESIEYLKNNYSKVTEDTFVGDFLKQDFNFTNGEQIAIIGNFPYNISSQILFKIVDYYELIPEMVGMFQKEVAERTAAVPRTKSYGILSVLIQAYYDTSYMFTVHENVFNPPPKVKSGVIRLTRNPKEGLAGNEVLFKQIVKAGFNQRRKKLSNALKVLTIPEALKDHEFMDKRAEELSVADFISFTQLWKENQ, translated from the coding sequence TTGAGTGTAAAAGCAAAAAAGCATCTTGGTCAACATTTTTTGACGGATGAAAACATCGCAAGAAAAATCGTTGAAGGTCTTGGTTTTGAAGGATATAACAAAGTTATGGAAGTGGGTCCCGGAATGGGAGTTCTTACCAAATACCTTCTTGAAAAAGATCAAAACGTCTATCTTGCAGAGATCGATAAAGAATCGATCGAATATCTTAAAAATAACTATTCTAAAGTAACGGAAGATACTTTTGTCGGTGATTTTTTGAAACAGGACTTCAACTTTACGAATGGAGAGCAGATCGCAATTATCGGAAATTTCCCTTATAATATCTCTTCACAGATTCTGTTTAAGATCGTAGATTATTATGAACTGATCCCTGAAATGGTGGGAATGTTTCAGAAAGAAGTTGCAGAGCGCACAGCTGCTGTCCCAAGAACAAAAAGCTACGGAATCCTTTCTGTTTTGATTCAGGCTTATTATGACACCTCATACATGTTCACAGTGCATGAAAATGTGTTTAATCCACCTCCAAAAGTAAAATCCGGAGTAATCCGGCTTACAAGAAACCCGAAGGAAGGATTGGCAGGAAATGAGGTTCTGTTTAAACAAATTGTAAAAGCCGGTTTTAATCAAAGAAGAAAAAAACTTTCGAATGCTTTGAAGGTCCTTACTATTCCTGAAGCATTGAAAGATCATGAATTTATGGATAAAAGAGCCGAGGAATTGAGTGTTGCCGATTTCATTTCGTTTACACAGCTCTGGAAAGAGAATCAATAA
- a CDS encoding cell division protein FtsX yields MAKSVDEFNKKRLRSSNITVVISIALVLFLLGLMGLILINAQKYSDYIKEQLVVNAYFDENYEAKDSVKIAKMEAEVYKEIQTLAPVKKATYITREMASKEAKRSMGIDTDALFEENIFPSSIEIALKPEYVDPAKIGEAIKLIKAVPGIIDVKNDSTLMVDVYNNLSRILKWILGFSILFLILAVVLINNSIRLKIFSKRFIIKTMQLVGAKRRFILKPFIIEAVILGAIGSGIGLLALFGFWYYFTSQIGSAFVQDNNQYFWLVLLILGVGVFITVLSTVIATWRFLKSNVDDLYYS; encoded by the coding sequence ATGGCTAAATCTGTAGATGAGTTTAATAAGAAAAGGCTTAGGTCTAGCAATATTACAGTAGTAATAAGTATTGCCTTAGTGTTATTTTTGTTGGGATTAATGGGACTTATTTTAATTAATGCCCAAAAATATTCCGACTATATCAAAGAGCAGCTTGTAGTAAATGCTTACTTTGACGAAAACTACGAGGCTAAGGATTCTGTAAAAATTGCAAAAATGGAAGCTGAGGTTTACAAAGAGATTCAGACATTGGCTCCTGTAAAAAAAGCGACCTATATTACCAGAGAAATGGCCTCAAAGGAAGCCAAAAGAAGTATGGGAATCGATACTGATGCGCTTTTCGAAGAAAATATTTTCCCTTCATCTATAGAAATTGCCCTAAAACCTGAATATGTAGATCCTGCAAAAATTGGTGAGGCAATCAAGCTGATTAAAGCTGTCCCGGGAATTATTGATGTAAAGAATGACAGCACTTTAATGGTGGACGTTTACAATAATCTTAGTCGGATTCTTAAGTGGATCTTAGGGTTCTCTATATTATTTTTAATCTTAGCGGTTGTATTAATTAACAATTCGATCCGTCTGAAAATATTCTCCAAAAGATTTATTATCAAAACCATGCAGTTGGTAGGAGCTAAGAGGAGATTTATCCTGAAGCCTTTTATCATAGAAGCTGTTATCTTAGGAGCTATCGGTTCGGGAATTGGGCTTCTTGCTTTATTCGGATTTTGGTATTACTTTACAAGCCAGATCGGGTCTGCTTTTGTACAGGACAATAATCAATATTTTTGGTTAGTTTTACTGATACTTGGAGTAGGTGTTTTCATTACGGTTTTAAGTACGGTGATTGCAACCTGGAGATTCCTGAAATCAAACGTTGACGATTTATATTATTCTTAA
- a CDS encoding DUF3098 domain-containing protein: MSKKTNKFSAENFGKETSEVPQENTFYFGKQNFKFMLIGLAFIVVGFLLMMGHDANTVDGKFDPNSWNEDIFSIRRIRIAPLFVVIGFVIEIYAILKRK; the protein is encoded by the coding sequence ATGAGCAAAAAAACAAATAAATTTTCCGCCGAAAATTTCGGAAAAGAAACGAGTGAAGTTCCACAGGAAAACACTTTTTACTTCGGAAAGCAAAACTTTAAATTCATGCTTATCGGTTTGGCATTTATTGTTGTGGGTTTTCTTTTAATGATGGGACACGATGCAAATACCGTTGACGGAAAATTTGATCCGAACTCCTGGAATGAAGATATTTTTTCCATTCGCAGAATCAGAATTGCACCGTTGTTTGTAGTAATTGGTTTCGTAATTGAAATTTATGCGATTTTAAAAAGAAAATAA
- a CDS encoding undecaprenyl-diphosphate phosphatase: MDLIKAIIIAIIEGLTEYLPISSTAHMGFTANLMGLPEDEFLKMFQVSIQFGAILSVVAAYWKKFFDLKNLQFYFKLGFAVIPALVLGYLLDDKIEAILGNQIAISLVLVIGGVVLLFADQWFKNPKIDDEKGITIKKAITIGFWQCLAMMPGTSRSAASIIGGMTQGLTRKAAAEFSFFLAVPTMLAVTVYSVFVKTWGKETPNPQKGYEMIMSSQDHITIFIVGNVVAFIVALIAIKAFIGVLNKYGFKPWGWYRIFVGLALLIYFYWFK, translated from the coding sequence ATGGATTTAATCAAAGCAATCATTATTGCAATTATTGAAGGATTGACAGAATATCTTCCGATTTCTTCTACTGCACACATGGGTTTCACTGCAAACTTAATGGGATTACCGGAAGATGAATTTTTAAAAATGTTTCAGGTTTCCATTCAGTTTGGGGCCATTCTTTCGGTAGTAGCGGCCTACTGGAAAAAATTCTTTGATTTAAAAAATTTACAGTTTTATTTTAAACTTGGTTTTGCCGTAATTCCTGCTTTGGTTTTAGGATATTTGTTGGATGATAAAATTGAAGCGATTTTAGGTAATCAGATTGCTATTTCATTGGTATTGGTTATTGGCGGAGTTGTTTTATTGTTTGCAGATCAATGGTTTAAAAATCCAAAAATTGATGATGAAAAAGGAATTACAATAAAAAAAGCCATAACAATCGGTTTTTGGCAGTGTCTCGCAATGATGCCCGGAACGAGTAGGAGCGCAGCTTCAATTATCGGTGGGATGACACAAGGCTTAACAAGAAAAGCAGCGGCAGAATTTTCATTCTTTTTAGCCGTTCCTACCATGTTGGCGGTAACCGTTTATTCAGTTTTTGTGAAAACTTGGGGTAAAGAAACACCAAATCCTCAGAAAGGTTACGAAATGATCATGTCGTCACAAGATCATATTACCATTTTTATTGTAGGAAATGTTGTTGCATTTATCGTTGCATTAATAGCTATCAAAGCATTCATCGGAGTTTTAAATAAATATGGCTTCAAACCTTGGGGTTGGTATCGTATTTTTGTAGGATTGGCTTTGTTGATTTATTTCTATTGGTTTAAATAA
- the truB gene encoding tRNA pseudouridine(55) synthase TruB, with product MTAEDLQSGHIFLLDKPLDWTSFQAVNKMKYKLKREFNLPKKFKIGHAGTLDPRATGLLIVCCGKFTKKIPEIQDAPKEYWTEIKIGVQTESYDTEKPEILHQEFSHITEEQIKNALEKFIGEIDQTPPVFSAIKIDGKRAYDLARAGQEVEMKSRKTTILYIEDVKIDLPLISFTVGCSKGTYIRSLAHDIGQELHVGAYLTQLRRTKIGDYKIEDATSDFLENDFRFETEE from the coding sequence ATGACAGCTGAAGACTTACAATCAGGACACATATTTTTATTGGACAAACCTTTGGATTGGACCTCATTTCAGGCAGTCAATAAAATGAAATATAAACTCAAAAGAGAGTTTAATTTACCAAAAAAATTTAAGATCGGTCACGCGGGAACGCTTGATCCGAGAGCGACCGGGCTTTTAATTGTCTGTTGCGGAAAATTCACCAAGAAAATCCCTGAAATTCAGGATGCTCCGAAAGAATACTGGACGGAAATAAAAATCGGTGTACAAACAGAATCTTACGACACTGAAAAACCAGAAATCCTGCATCAGGAGTTTTCACATATCACGGAAGAGCAAATTAAAAATGCTTTAGAAAAATTCATTGGTGAAATTGATCAGACACCGCCTGTTTTTTCAGCAATAAAAATTGACGGGAAAAGAGCATATGATCTTGCCAGAGCAGGGCAGGAGGTTGAAATGAAATCCAGAAAAACAACAATTCTTTATATTGAAGATGTTAAAATAGATCTTCCTTTAATAAGTTTTACGGTGGGTTGTTCGAAAGGAACTTACATTCGTAGTTTGGCTCATGACATAGGGCAGGAATTACATGTAGGAGCATATTTAACGCAATTAAGAAGAACGAAAATCGGTGATTACAAAATTGAAGATGCAACATCTGACTTTTTGGAAAACGATTTTAGATTTGAGACCGAAGAATGA